The Deltaproteobacteria bacterium DNA window ACATCAGGCGGCCCGGGAACTGGGAGTCAGAAGTCCCCTGCAGGAAATGTGCCTTACTAAAGCCGAAATCCGTAGCTTGAGTCAGGAAATGGGCTTGCAGGGATGGGATAAGCCAGCCCAGAGCTGCCTGGCCACCCGCTTCCCGCCTTACACCCAGCTGACGCGCACCGATCTGGAGAAGGTTGCCACCGCGGAGCAATTTCTGCTTAACCAAGGTCTGGCCCCGGTGCGGTGGCGTGTGCACGGCTCCTTGGTGCGCCTGGAATTGCCTACTGAGAACTGGGCCCGCTTGCTGTCAGCGGAACTACGCGCCACGCTGATGATGCTTACTAAACGCCTGGGCTGGCGTTATCTGACTCTGGATTTAAAGGGCTATCAAACCGGCAGCATGAATCCGTAGTTATCTGCCAGAGATTGCTGGCGAGGTAAGGGTATAACGGCTCAGTCATCCTTATCCAGAATTTGTTGGTAGATTTTCCTGGAGATAAAAAGTTCGACCAAATCTTTGTCCAGGGCTCCTTTGTGGGCTTCGGCCCTCAAAATCTCACAGGCCTGATCCGCCGTACAGGCAGCCCGATAAGGTCGATCAGTAGCAGTCAAGGCATCAAAAATATCCGTTACCGCCAAAATCCGGGCCTGTAAAGGAAGATCTGGAGCAGTCAGGTGAAAGGGATACCCGGAGCCATCCAATCGCTCGTGATGGGCGGCAGCATAGCGGGGCACTTGGGCCAGATGTTTACTAAAAGGAATTTTCTGTAAAATATTAATAGTGTGGAGAACATGGCTCTGGATCTCGGCATATTCCTGGGGCGTCAGGTTACCCCGTAAAATCAGCAGGTCGGAGAGTTCCGCTTCCGTAAGCAAAGGTTGAGTCGTTCCCGAAGGCAGACGGACTAGCTGCCGAGCCAGGCCATGTAATCGCTCCGGGGCCTCGGCGGGCAGGTAGTTTAATTGATTCAGCTGCTCGAGGAAACGATAATCAGCTTCGAGGGATTGTTGCTGCTCAGGGGTAATGGCCTGGAACTGAGCCAGGTAAAACCGCCAGCGGATTGCATTCATAGTCTCGAGGGCCAGCTTCTGGTTTTTGTCCAGGACACAATCCCGAACTCCGATTTTTCCGATATCATGCAGCCAGGCACTGAAGCGTAACTCCTCCAACTCCGGCTCGCTGAAATTCACCTCGGCAAAGGGGCCCTGCGCAGCCTCGTTGATGGCCTGGGCCAGCGCCAGGGAATAGGCCGCCACCCGGCGGGAATGTCCAGCAGTATGGGGGCTGCGAGCATCGATGGCCGAAACCGAATAGATCATCAATGCTTCAAACAGACCCTTGATAGTTTGGATGAGACGGGCGTTATTAATGGCCACCGCCGCCTGTGAAGCCAGTGAGCGGACAATATCATCGTAGCGGGGATCAAAGGGGATCACCTCCCCCTGATCATTCAAGGCATTGATCAGTTCCAGCACCCCCAATACCTCCCCCAAATGATCCTTAAGGGGCACGACCAGAAGAGAGCAGGTCTGATATTCAAAACGGATGTCATAGGAGGCATTAAAGTGATAAGGGAACTCCGGTGGAAGTTGACGGACATCGGGAATATTAAGAATAGTGCCGGTAAGAGCGGCATAACCGGCAATGCTCCCCTCATTGATAGGGATTCGGTAGGGCTTAAAAAGCTGGCAATCGCAACCCCGAAGGCGAGCCAGAGTATCATTCTGGGCGACTGCGAAATGGAGCGCATCTTCCTCCCGCAAGTAGAGACTGCCTCCATCGGCCTGGGTCCAGCGGCGCAGTTCGGAGACAATCTTTTCTAATAACCTGGTAAGATCGGTTTCACTGCTGAGGGCGATCCCGATATCAATTAAATTCTGAATATGGATACCTGAATCCAGACAGTCTTTTCCGCTGCGGACCGTCATCCCGACCTGTCTCCCACCCGGGCCTTCGATTTATTTAATGAATATATTATATTTAATATTTATCTTTTTTGGGAAAATTCTTTTTGACCAACGCCCCGGCTATCCTTTAGGGGGTGGAAAGGAGCTTGCGGGGAGGCCTGCGATCCCCCTAACCTCCCCGCAAAAATCTTTTATAGTTAAATCTCAGATCTGATTTTTATAATTGATCTGACATTCCCTTCTCCCTTAATGAGGCATTGCACCCTCAAGGGCTTGATAAATCAAGCCCCTACAAAAATATCCCTTTGCTTGCGACTTATTATTAAATTCTTGGTATGATATGTCTGGAGATCGGATCTGGAGAGTTACCCCTATTGATGAAGCATATTACCGCACTCGGACTGTTTTCCGGCGGTCTGGACAGCATGTTGGCAGTGTCTCTGCTGCGGCACCAGGGGATCGCGGTTACCGGACTGGTCTGGACCACCCCCTTTTTCGGGGCTGAGCGGGCCTTGGAGTCGGCAGCCCAGCTAGACCTGCCGCTTAAAGTCGAGGACCTGACCGAAAAGTTTCTCCCCTTGCTGCGCCAGCCGCCCCATGGCTTTGGCCGGGAGCTCAATCCCTGCATCGACTGTCATATCCTGATGCTGCGCGAAGGCGGGAAGATTATGACCGCGGCCGGATATGATTTTTTATTTACTGGCGAGGTCCTGGGGCAGCGGCCTTTCAGCCAGCATAAGGGGGCGCTCAATCTCGTTGCCCGGGAGTCCGGCTACGCGGATGTGCTGCTGCGGCCGTTATGTGCCCGGCTGTTGAAACCGACTCGGCCCGAATTAGAGGGTCTGGTGGACCGGAACCAGCTTTTGAATCTCAGCGGCCGTGGCCGCAAACGGCAGATGGCCCTGGCCGCCCAATATGGCATCACCAACTATCCCTCTCCGGCCGGGGGGTGTTTGTTGACTAACGCCGGTTTTGCAGCCCGGCTCCGGGACCTGCTTCAGCACCAGCCACAGATCAGCCGTCGCGATCTGGAGCTTCTCAAGTGGGGACGGCATTTCCGCTTAAGTCCCTCGACCAAGCTAGTCGTAGGCCGCCATCAACGCGATAATGAGGCTATCGCCGCCCTTAGCCAGGCCACTGACCTCTGTCTCCGGGTCAGCAATTTCCCTGGCCCTTTAGCCTTAATTCCTAATGCTAATTCTGAGGCCTCGGTGCTAAAGGCTGCGGCCATCTGCACCAGCTACAGCGATGCCCCGGAGGAAAAGCCAATTCCGGTGATTGTGGAGGGGCCGAATGGCCGGGAGGTGGTTATGACCCGGCGCCAGCCTAAGCAGGTTTTCCACGAACTGTTGATTCACTGAGTTCGGGGGAATTAGGCTGCCGTGGTTAAAGCATGGATCAGGCGGGGGATTAGATTATCAAAACTGCCGTTGGACATCACCAGGATAATATCCCCAGACGTAGCTTCGGTTAGCAGCCCTTCCAGCAAGCTATCGGTGTCCAGAAAATAGCGGGCCCGCTGACCCTGAGCCTCCAGCTCCGCGGCCAGTTGAACCGAGGAAAATTGGTCGTCTTCGGGAACTTTCCATAGATCCGGCGGTTCACGCACCAGAAGCAGGTCAGCCTCCTTAAAGGCCTGGACATAATCCTGCTGGAAGATCCGGCGGCGGCTGGTATTAGTCCGGGGTTCAAAGGCGGCGACCAGGCGGCGGCCCGGAAAACGGCCCCGGGCCGCTCTTAAGGTCTCCGCCACCGCGGTGGGATGGTGGGCAAAGTCATCCACCACGGTAATGCCGCCAAACTCGCCGATCACTTCCAGGCGGCGTTTGACCCCGGCAAAGTCCGGCAGGGCCGCTTTGAGCATCTGCCGGTCGATTCCCAGCGAGCTCAGGCTGGCCAGCACCGCCAGAACATTGAGGACATTATGGCGGCCCGCCAAAGGGGCATAGAATCGCTCCCAAAATTTCCCCTGCCGATAAACCCTAAAGCGCATCCCGGCCCCAAACGGCTCCAGGTCCCGGGCCTGCCAGGCAGCATTAGAATTCAGACCATAGAACCAGACGGGAACAGGGCTGTGTCCACTCACCGATCGGACCAAAGGAGCATCGCCCCAGGCCACCAACTCACTGGTCGTGGGCATCTGGGTCACAAAGGTCTCAAAGGCCTGGGTCACCTGCCCTAGATCAGCATAAATA harbors:
- a CDS encoding tRNA 4-thiouridine(8) synthase ThiI — translated: MICLEIGSGELPLLMKHITALGLFSGGLDSMLAVSLLRHQGIAVTGLVWTTPFFGAERALESAAQLDLPLKVEDLTEKFLPLLRQPPHGFGRELNPCIDCHILMLREGGKIMTAAGYDFLFTGEVLGQRPFSQHKGALNLVARESGYADVLLRPLCARLLKPTRPELEGLVDRNQLLNLSGRGRKRQMALAAQYGITNYPSPAGGCLLTNAGFAARLRDLLQHQPQISRRDLELLKWGRHFRLSPSTKLVVGRHQRDNEAIAALSQATDLCLRVSNFPGPLALIPNANSEASVLKAAAICTSYSDAPEEKPIPVIVEGPNGREVVMTRRQPKQVFHELLIH
- a CDS encoding GAF domain-containing protein translates to MTVRSGKDCLDSGIHIQNLIDIGIALSSETDLTRLLEKIVSELRRWTQADGGSLYLREEDALHFAVAQNDTLARLRGCDCQLFKPYRIPINEGSIAGYAALTGTILNIPDVRQLPPEFPYHFNASYDIRFEYQTCSLLVVPLKDHLGEVLGVLELINALNDQGEVIPFDPRYDDIVRSLASQAAVAINNARLIQTIKGLFEALMIYSVSAIDARSPHTAGHSRRVAAYSLALAQAINEAAQGPFAEVNFSEPELEELRFSAWLHDIGKIGVRDCVLDKNQKLALETMNAIRWRFYLAQFQAITPEQQQSLEADYRFLEQLNQLNYLPAEAPERLHGLARQLVRLPSGTTQPLLTEAELSDLLILRGNLTPQEYAEIQSHVLHTINILQKIPFSKHLAQVPRYAAAHHERLDGSGYPFHLTAPDLPLQARILAVTDIFDALTATDRPYRAACTADQACEILRAEAHKGALDKDLVELFISRKIYQQILDKDD
- a CDS encoding UDP-N-acetylmuramate--L-alanine ligase, translated to LLGICGTGMAALAGILKEQGYRVSGSDEHPYPPMSTFLENLQIPVLGGYRPENLSPRPDLAVIGNVIRAENPEAQAVLAQGIPRLSMPEALNRFLVRDRQALVVSGTHGKTTTASLLAWLLDAAGRDPGFMIGGIVKNFQSNYRVGQGPFVVLEGDEYDTAFFDKRPKFLLFQPRLAILTSIEFDHADIYADLGQVTQAFETFVTQMPTTSELVAWGDAPLVRSVSGHSPVPVWFYGLNSNAAWQARDLEPFGAGMRFRVYRQGKFWERFYAPLAGRHNVLNVLAVLASLSSLGIDRQMLKAALPDFAGVKRRLEVIGEFGGITVVDDFAHHPTAVAETLRAARGRFPGRRLVAAFEPRTNTSRRRIFQQDYVQAFKEADLLLVREPPDLWKVPEDDQFSSVQLAAELEAQGQRARYFLDTDSLLEGLLTEATSGDIILVMSNGSFDNLIPRLIHALTTAA